The following coding sequences are from one Lycium ferocissimum isolate CSIRO_LF1 chromosome 3, AGI_CSIRO_Lferr_CH_V1, whole genome shotgun sequence window:
- the LOC132050561 gene encoding uncharacterized protein LOC132050561 isoform X33, producing MENSPNSDDSKKVQISSDRRTRSQTLAVRKEPKKTLSLFLKKNKVYGKNHVKKSKKRKRLKNSSNLGVVVAKRRKVYDEEKEKSEDLEIGDFYVKPKKRYNPRVGAHTNVDIVNLLNEKLDAKQIQMFRETCFGHFLDLPHVVVQHQLIHHLLLKEVVEEEEDALWISIKDVSLRFGLVEFGLITGLKCTGDADKCYDSDGAGRLVDTYFSDFSELTRVPKQSLIDCFLKKRWKSDEDAVKIAVLYFIHTFLFSTVNRKQISRDEIELVESGAYETYPWGKVVFKATLESMKGKLQGKPSMYRLGGLPLAFQCWFYECCPYVNNKIAFRIDDKVPRILSWKVTKQPSFKELSRGIFNKRRDDQLKLRNISPTEFEKTTLGLPESVEIERVNEVASGDGAEVHISDEDVISALPLASWKLPKTKPDPPLKNVNWRTEFKRLSDGQSELKSEIQMLNKEFASLKDCMTASFANIFKAIESLSKKQGEKTAYEFEQLDEGNDPHDRHGDSDSSEFSASEGQENGKDSMGDKDNNEKANEGAMGDVEKANEGAMGDVDKANEVAMGDVDKANEDKANEVAMGDVDKANEGAMGDVEKANEVAMGDKENNEKANEGAMGDVEEANEGARDDVEKANEVAMGDVEKANEGAMGDVEKANEVAMGDRENNEKANEGAMGDVEDVNEGARDDVEKANDVAMGDVEKANEGTMGDVEKTNEVAMGDKENNEKENEGAMGDVEKANEGAMGDMSNNEKANEGATGDVEVGETPGDPVEEVERMDVSKSQILPDTCEVSDHITPEQLTKPSHPEPVPENQGDTGVEDSSKRSSNIVDNVDYSLLTEFDKWVGEGMKKQS from the exons ATGGAGAATTCACCTAATTCTGATGATTCAAAAAAAGTACAAATTTCAAGTGATAGAAGAACTCGATCTCAAACACTTGCTGTTCGAAAAGAACCCAAAAAAACCCTAAGtttgttcttgaaaaaaaacaaagtatatggaaaaaatcatgtgaaaaaaagtaaaaagaggAAAAGGTTAAAGAATAGTAGTaatttgggtgttgttgttgctaAAAGGAGAAAAGTTTATGatgaagagaaggagaaaagcGAAGATTTGGAG ATTGGCGATTTTTATGTTAAACCAAAGAAGCGTTACAACCCAAGGGTTGGGGCACACACTAATGTTGATATCGTTAACTTGTTAAATGAGAAGTTGGACGCTAAGCAGATTCAGATGTTCAGGGAAACCTGCTTCGGGCATTTTCTTGATTTGCCCCATGTAGTGGTTCAGCATCAGTTGATACACCACCTATTGCTGAAGGAGGTGGTTGAGGAGGAAGAGGATGCGTTGTGGATATCAATTAAAGATGTCAGTCTGCGTTTTGGGCTTGTTGAGTTTGGTCTTATCACCGGGTTAAAGTGTACTGGCGATGCTGATAAATGCTATGATTCCGATGGAGCAGGCCGGTTAGTTGATACGTACTTTTCTGACTTTTCGGAGCTTACCAGGGTACCTAAGCAATCCTTAATTGACTGCTTCCTTAAAAAGAGATGGAAATCTGATGAGGATGCAGTCAAGATTGCTGTCCTATATTTCATACACACATTTTTGTTCTCCACTGTGAATCGTAAACAGATCTCGAGGGATGAAATTGAGCTTGTTGAGAGCGGTGCGTATGAAACGTATCCTTGGGGGAAAGTTGTCTTTAAAGCCACGCTGGAGTCTATGAAGGGTAAGTTGCAGGGGAAGCCTTCGATGTACAGGCTTGGTGGATTACCATTGGCATTCCAGTGTTGGTTTTATGAGTGTTGCCCTTATGTTAATAATAAGATTGCTTTCCGAATTGATGACAAAGTGCCCCGCATACTTAGTTGGAAAGTTACAAAGCAGCCAAGTTTTAAGGAATTGTCGCGTGGGATTTTCAATAAGAGGCGGGATGATCAG ttgaAGCTGAGGAATATATCTCCAacagaatttgagaaaacaacACTTGGTTTGCCCGAATCAGTTGAAATTGAGAGGGTTAACGAGGTAGCATCTGGAGATGGTGCTGAAGTTCATATTAGTGATGAAGACGTTATCAGTGCACTTCCTCTAGCAAGTTGGAAGCTGCCTAAAACCAAACCTGACCCCCCCTTGAAAAATGTTAACTGGAGGACCGAGTTCAAAAGACTGTCGGACGGACAGTCGGAGTTGAAGAGTGAGATTCAGATG CTCAACAAGGAGTTTGCATCGCTCAAGGACTGCATGACGGCATCctttgcaaatatttttaaagccATCGAGTCTCTGTCgaagaaacaaggagaaaagaCTGCTTACGAG ttTGAACAGCTTGATGAAGGAAATGACCCCCATGACAGACATGGCGATAGCGATTCTAGTGAGTTCAGTGCTAGTGAAGGGCAAGAGAATGGCAAGGACTCTATGGGTGACAAGGACAATAATGAGAAAGCGAATGAAG GTGCTATGGGTGATGTGGAGAAAGCGAATGAAGGTGCTATGGGTGATGTTGATAAAGCGAATGAAGTTGCTATGGGTGATGTTGATAAAGCGAATGAAGATAAAGCGAATGAAGTTGCTATGGGTGATGTTGATAAAGCGAATGAAGGTGCTATGGGTGATGTTGAGAAAGCGAATGAAGTTGCTATGGGTGACAAGGAAAATAATGAGAAAGCGAATGAAGGTGCTATGGGTGATGTTGAGGAAGCGAATGAAGGTGCTAGGGATGATGTCGAGAAAGCGAATGAAGTTGCTATGGGTGATGTTGAGAAAGCGAATGAAGGTGCTATGGGTGATGTTGAGAAAGCGAATGAAGTTGCTATGGGTGACagggaaaataatgaaaaagcAAATGAAGGTGCTATGGGTGATGTTGAGGACGTGAATGAAGGTGCTAGGGATGATGTCGAGAAAGCGAATGACGTTGCTATGGGTGATGTTGAGAAAGCGAATGAAGGTACTATGGGTGATGTTGAGAAAACGAATGAAGTTGCTATGGGTGACAAGGAAAATAATGAGAAAGAGAATGAAGGTGCTATGGGTGATGTTGAGAAAGCGAATGAAG GTGCTATGGGTGACATGAGCAATAATGAGAAAGCGAATGAAG GTGCTACCGGTGATGTTGAGGTGGGGGAGACACCTGGAGATCCTGTGGAGGAGGTCGAAAGGATGGACGTATCCAAGTCTCAGATTCTTCCAGATACATGTGAGGTGTCAGATCACATCACACCGGAACAGTTGACAAAACCAAGCCATCCCGAACCAGTTCCTGAAAACCAAGGTGACACCGGTGTTGAAGATTCTTCCAAGAGGTCGAGcaatattgttgataatgttgaTTATAGTTTGTTGACCGAGTTTGATAAGTGGGTTGGTGAAGGGATGAAGAAACAAAGCTAG
- the LOC132050561 gene encoding uncharacterized protein LOC132050561 isoform X23, whose amino-acid sequence MENSPNSDDSKKVQISSDRRTRSQTLAVRKEPKKTLSLFLKKNKVYGKNHVKKSKKRKRLKNSSNLGVVVAKRRKVYDEEKEKSEDLEIGDFYVKPKKRYNPRVGAHTNVDIVNLLNEKLDAKQIQMFRETCFGHFLDLPHVVVQHQLIHHLLLKEVVEEEEDALWISIKDVSLRFGLVEFGLITGLKCTGDADKCYDSDGAGRLVDTYFSDFSELTRVPKQSLIDCFLKKRWKSDEDAVKIAVLYFIHTFLFSTVNRKQISRDEIELVESGAYETYPWGKVVFKATLESMKGKLQGKPSMYRLGGLPLAFQCWFYECCPYVNNKIAFRIDDKVPRILSWKVTKQPSFKELSRGIFNKRRDDQLKLRNISPTEFEKTTLGLPESVEIERVNEVASGDGAEVHISDEDVISALPLASWKLPKTKPDPPLKNVNWRTEFKRLSDGQSELKSEIQMLNKEFASLKDCMTASFANIFKAIESLSKKQGEKTAYEFEQLDEGNDPHDRHGDSDSSEFSASEGQENGKDSMGDKDNNEKANEGAMGDVEKANEGAMGDVDKANEVAMGDVDKANEDKANEVAMGDVDKANEGAMGDVEKANEVAMGDKENNEKANEGAMGDVEEANEGARDDVEKANEVAMGDVEKANEGAMGDVEKANEVAMGDRENNEKANEGAMGDVEDVNEGARDDVEKANDVAMGDVEKANEGTMGDVEKTNEVAMGDKENNEKENEGAMGDVEKANEGARDDVEKANGVAMGDVEKANEGAMGDMSNNEKANEGAMGDVEKANEGATGDVEVGETPGDPVEEVERMDVSKSQILPDTCEVSDHITPEQLTKPSHPEPVPENQGDTGVEDSSKRSSNIVDNVDYSLLTEFDKWVGEGMKKQS is encoded by the exons ATGGAGAATTCACCTAATTCTGATGATTCAAAAAAAGTACAAATTTCAAGTGATAGAAGAACTCGATCTCAAACACTTGCTGTTCGAAAAGAACCCAAAAAAACCCTAAGtttgttcttgaaaaaaaacaaagtatatggaaaaaatcatgtgaaaaaaagtaaaaagaggAAAAGGTTAAAGAATAGTAGTaatttgggtgttgttgttgctaAAAGGAGAAAAGTTTATGatgaagagaaggagaaaagcGAAGATTTGGAG ATTGGCGATTTTTATGTTAAACCAAAGAAGCGTTACAACCCAAGGGTTGGGGCACACACTAATGTTGATATCGTTAACTTGTTAAATGAGAAGTTGGACGCTAAGCAGATTCAGATGTTCAGGGAAACCTGCTTCGGGCATTTTCTTGATTTGCCCCATGTAGTGGTTCAGCATCAGTTGATACACCACCTATTGCTGAAGGAGGTGGTTGAGGAGGAAGAGGATGCGTTGTGGATATCAATTAAAGATGTCAGTCTGCGTTTTGGGCTTGTTGAGTTTGGTCTTATCACCGGGTTAAAGTGTACTGGCGATGCTGATAAATGCTATGATTCCGATGGAGCAGGCCGGTTAGTTGATACGTACTTTTCTGACTTTTCGGAGCTTACCAGGGTACCTAAGCAATCCTTAATTGACTGCTTCCTTAAAAAGAGATGGAAATCTGATGAGGATGCAGTCAAGATTGCTGTCCTATATTTCATACACACATTTTTGTTCTCCACTGTGAATCGTAAACAGATCTCGAGGGATGAAATTGAGCTTGTTGAGAGCGGTGCGTATGAAACGTATCCTTGGGGGAAAGTTGTCTTTAAAGCCACGCTGGAGTCTATGAAGGGTAAGTTGCAGGGGAAGCCTTCGATGTACAGGCTTGGTGGATTACCATTGGCATTCCAGTGTTGGTTTTATGAGTGTTGCCCTTATGTTAATAATAAGATTGCTTTCCGAATTGATGACAAAGTGCCCCGCATACTTAGTTGGAAAGTTACAAAGCAGCCAAGTTTTAAGGAATTGTCGCGTGGGATTTTCAATAAGAGGCGGGATGATCAG ttgaAGCTGAGGAATATATCTCCAacagaatttgagaaaacaacACTTGGTTTGCCCGAATCAGTTGAAATTGAGAGGGTTAACGAGGTAGCATCTGGAGATGGTGCTGAAGTTCATATTAGTGATGAAGACGTTATCAGTGCACTTCCTCTAGCAAGTTGGAAGCTGCCTAAAACCAAACCTGACCCCCCCTTGAAAAATGTTAACTGGAGGACCGAGTTCAAAAGACTGTCGGACGGACAGTCGGAGTTGAAGAGTGAGATTCAGATG CTCAACAAGGAGTTTGCATCGCTCAAGGACTGCATGACGGCATCctttgcaaatatttttaaagccATCGAGTCTCTGTCgaagaaacaaggagaaaagaCTGCTTACGAG ttTGAACAGCTTGATGAAGGAAATGACCCCCATGACAGACATGGCGATAGCGATTCTAGTGAGTTCAGTGCTAGTGAAGGGCAAGAGAATGGCAAGGACTCTATGGGTGACAAGGACAATAATGAGAAAGCGAATGAAG GTGCTATGGGTGATGTGGAGAAAGCGAATGAAGGTGCTATGGGTGATGTTGATAAAGCGAATGAAGTTGCTATGGGTGATGTTGATAAAGCGAATGAAGATAAAGCGAATGAAGTTGCTATGGGTGATGTTGATAAAGCGAATGAAGGTGCTATGGGTGATGTTGAGAAAGCGAATGAAGTTGCTATGGGTGACAAGGAAAATAATGAGAAAGCGAATGAAGGTGCTATGGGTGATGTTGAGGAAGCGAATGAAGGTGCTAGGGATGATGTCGAGAAAGCGAATGAAGTTGCTATGGGTGATGTTGAGAAAGCGAATGAAGGTGCTATGGGTGATGTTGAGAAAGCGAATGAAGTTGCTATGGGTGACagggaaaataatgaaaaagcAAATGAAGGTGCTATGGGTGATGTTGAGGACGTGAATGAAGGTGCTAGGGATGATGTCGAGAAAGCGAATGACGTTGCTATGGGTGATGTTGAGAAAGCGAATGAAGGTACTATGGGTGATGTTGAGAAAACGAATGAAGTTGCTATGGGTGACAAGGAAAATAATGAGAAAGAGAATGAAGGTGCTATGGGTGATGTTGAGAAAGCGAATGAAGGTGCTAGGGATGATGTTGAGAAAGCGAATGGCGTTGCTATGGGTGATGTGGAGAAAGCGAATGAAG GTGCTATGGGTGACATGAGCAATAATGAGAAAGCGAATGAAGGTGCTATGGGTGATGTTGAGAAAGCGAATGAAGGTGCTACCGGTGATGTTGAGGTGGGGGAGACACCTGGAGATCCTGTGGAGGAGGTCGAAAGGATGGACGTATCCAAGTCTCAGATTCTTCCAGATACATGTGAGGTGTCAGATCACATCACACCGGAACAGTTGACAAAACCAAGCCATCCCGAACCAGTTCCTGAAAACCAAGGTGACACCGGTGTTGAAGATTCTTCCAAGAGGTCGAGcaatattgttgataatgttgaTTATAGTTTGTTGACCGAGTTTGATAAGTGGGTTGGTGAAGGGATGAAGAAACAAAGCTAG
- the LOC132050561 gene encoding uncharacterized protein LOC132050561 isoform X18, whose amino-acid sequence MENSPNSDDSKKVQISSDRRTRSQTLAVRKEPKKTLSLFLKKNKVYGKNHVKKSKKRKRLKNSSNLGVVVAKRRKVYDEEKEKSEDLEIGDFYVKPKKRYNPRVGAHTNVDIVNLLNEKLDAKQIQMFRETCFGHFLDLPHVVVQHQLIHHLLLKEVVEEEEDALWISIKDVSLRFGLVEFGLITGLKCTGDADKCYDSDGAGRLVDTYFSDFSELTRVPKQSLIDCFLKKRWKSDEDAVKIAVLYFIHTFLFSTVNRKQISRDEIELVESGAYETYPWGKVVFKATLESMKGKLQGKPSMYRLGGLPLAFQCWFYECCPYVNNKIAFRIDDKVPRILSWKVTKQPSFKELSRGIFNKRRDDQLKLRNISPTEFEKTTLGLPESVEIERVNEVASGDGAEVHISDEDVISALPLASWKLPKTKPDPPLKNVNWRTEFKRLSDGQSELKSEIQMLNKEFASLKDCMTASFANIFKAIESLSKKQGEKTAYEFEQLDEGNDPHDRHGDSDSSEFSASEGQENGKDSMGDKDNNEKANEGAMGDVEKANEGAMGDVDKANEVAMGDVDKANEDKANEVAMGDVDKANEGAMGDVEKANEVAMGDKENNEKANEGAMGDVEEANEGARDDVEKANEVAMGDVEKANEGAMGDVEKANEVAMGDRENNEKANEGAMGDVEDVNEGARDDVEKANDVAMGDVEKANEGTMGDVEKTNEVAMGDKENNEKENEGAMGDVEKANEGARDDVEKANGVAMGDVEKANEGAMGDQENNEKANEGAMGDVEKANEGAMGDVEKANEGATGDVEVGETPGDPVEEVERMDVSKSQILPDTCEVSDHITPEQLTKPSHPEPVPENQGDTGVEDSSKRSSNIVDNVDYSLLTEFDKWVGEGMKKQS is encoded by the exons ATGGAGAATTCACCTAATTCTGATGATTCAAAAAAAGTACAAATTTCAAGTGATAGAAGAACTCGATCTCAAACACTTGCTGTTCGAAAAGAACCCAAAAAAACCCTAAGtttgttcttgaaaaaaaacaaagtatatggaaaaaatcatgtgaaaaaaagtaaaaagaggAAAAGGTTAAAGAATAGTAGTaatttgggtgttgttgttgctaAAAGGAGAAAAGTTTATGatgaagagaaggagaaaagcGAAGATTTGGAG ATTGGCGATTTTTATGTTAAACCAAAGAAGCGTTACAACCCAAGGGTTGGGGCACACACTAATGTTGATATCGTTAACTTGTTAAATGAGAAGTTGGACGCTAAGCAGATTCAGATGTTCAGGGAAACCTGCTTCGGGCATTTTCTTGATTTGCCCCATGTAGTGGTTCAGCATCAGTTGATACACCACCTATTGCTGAAGGAGGTGGTTGAGGAGGAAGAGGATGCGTTGTGGATATCAATTAAAGATGTCAGTCTGCGTTTTGGGCTTGTTGAGTTTGGTCTTATCACCGGGTTAAAGTGTACTGGCGATGCTGATAAATGCTATGATTCCGATGGAGCAGGCCGGTTAGTTGATACGTACTTTTCTGACTTTTCGGAGCTTACCAGGGTACCTAAGCAATCCTTAATTGACTGCTTCCTTAAAAAGAGATGGAAATCTGATGAGGATGCAGTCAAGATTGCTGTCCTATATTTCATACACACATTTTTGTTCTCCACTGTGAATCGTAAACAGATCTCGAGGGATGAAATTGAGCTTGTTGAGAGCGGTGCGTATGAAACGTATCCTTGGGGGAAAGTTGTCTTTAAAGCCACGCTGGAGTCTATGAAGGGTAAGTTGCAGGGGAAGCCTTCGATGTACAGGCTTGGTGGATTACCATTGGCATTCCAGTGTTGGTTTTATGAGTGTTGCCCTTATGTTAATAATAAGATTGCTTTCCGAATTGATGACAAAGTGCCCCGCATACTTAGTTGGAAAGTTACAAAGCAGCCAAGTTTTAAGGAATTGTCGCGTGGGATTTTCAATAAGAGGCGGGATGATCAG ttgaAGCTGAGGAATATATCTCCAacagaatttgagaaaacaacACTTGGTTTGCCCGAATCAGTTGAAATTGAGAGGGTTAACGAGGTAGCATCTGGAGATGGTGCTGAAGTTCATATTAGTGATGAAGACGTTATCAGTGCACTTCCTCTAGCAAGTTGGAAGCTGCCTAAAACCAAACCTGACCCCCCCTTGAAAAATGTTAACTGGAGGACCGAGTTCAAAAGACTGTCGGACGGACAGTCGGAGTTGAAGAGTGAGATTCAGATG CTCAACAAGGAGTTTGCATCGCTCAAGGACTGCATGACGGCATCctttgcaaatatttttaaagccATCGAGTCTCTGTCgaagaaacaaggagaaaagaCTGCTTACGAG ttTGAACAGCTTGATGAAGGAAATGACCCCCATGACAGACATGGCGATAGCGATTCTAGTGAGTTCAGTGCTAGTGAAGGGCAAGAGAATGGCAAGGACTCTATGGGTGACAAGGACAATAATGAGAAAGCGAATGAAG GTGCTATGGGTGATGTGGAGAAAGCGAATGAAGGTGCTATGGGTGATGTTGATAAAGCGAATGAAGTTGCTATGGGTGATGTTGATAAAGCGAATGAAGATAAAGCGAATGAAGTTGCTATGGGTGATGTTGATAAAGCGAATGAAGGTGCTATGGGTGATGTTGAGAAAGCGAATGAAGTTGCTATGGGTGACAAGGAAAATAATGAGAAAGCGAATGAAGGTGCTATGGGTGATGTTGAGGAAGCGAATGAAGGTGCTAGGGATGATGTCGAGAAAGCGAATGAAGTTGCTATGGGTGATGTTGAGAAAGCGAATGAAGGTGCTATGGGTGATGTTGAGAAAGCGAATGAAGTTGCTATGGGTGACagggaaaataatgaaaaagcAAATGAAGGTGCTATGGGTGATGTTGAGGACGTGAATGAAGGTGCTAGGGATGATGTCGAGAAAGCGAATGACGTTGCTATGGGTGATGTTGAGAAAGCGAATGAAGGTACTATGGGTGATGTTGAGAAAACGAATGAAGTTGCTATGGGTGACAAGGAAAATAATGAGAAAGAGAATGAAGGTGCTATGGGTGATGTTGAGAAAGCGAATGAAGGTGCTAGGGATGATGTTGAGAAAGCGAATGGCGTTGCTATGGGTGATGTGGAGAAAGCGAATGAAG GTGCTATGGGTGACCAGGAAAATAATGAGAAAGCGAATGAAGGTGCTATGGGTGATGTTGAGAAAGCGAATGAAG GTGCTATGGGTGATGTTGAGAAAGCGAATGAAGGTGCTACCGGTGATGTTGAGGTGGGGGAGACACCTGGAGATCCTGTGGAGGAGGTCGAAAGGATGGACGTATCCAAGTCTCAGATTCTTCCAGATACATGTGAGGTGTCAGATCACATCACACCGGAACAGTTGACAAAACCAAGCCATCCCGAACCAGTTCCTGAAAACCAAGGTGACACCGGTGTTGAAGATTCTTCCAAGAGGTCGAGcaatattgttgataatgttgaTTATAGTTTGTTGACCGAGTTTGATAAGTGGGTTGGTGAAGGGATGAAGAAACAAAGCTAG
- the LOC132050561 gene encoding uncharacterized protein LOC132050561 isoform X15: protein MENSPNSDDSKKVQISSDRRTRSQTLAVRKEPKKTLSLFLKKNKVYGKNHVKKSKKRKRLKNSSNLGVVVAKRRKVYDEEKEKSEDLEIGDFYVKPKKRYNPRVGAHTNVDIVNLLNEKLDAKQIQMFRETCFGHFLDLPHVVVQHQLIHHLLLKEVVEEEEDALWISIKDVSLRFGLVEFGLITGLKCTGDADKCYDSDGAGRLVDTYFSDFSELTRVPKQSLIDCFLKKRWKSDEDAVKIAVLYFIHTFLFSTVNRKQISRDEIELVESGAYETYPWGKVVFKATLESMKGKLQGKPSMYRLGGLPLAFQCWFYECCPYVNNKIAFRIDDKVPRILSWKVTKQPSFKELSRGIFNKRRDDQLKLRNISPTEFEKTTLGLPESVEIERVNEVASGDGAEVHISDEDVISALPLASWKLPKTKPDPPLKNVNWRTEFKRLSDGQSELKSEIQMLNKEFASLKDCMTASFANIFKAIESLSKKQGEKTAYEFEQLDEGNDPHDRHGDSDSSEFSASEGQENGKDSMGDKDNNEKANEGAMGDVEKANEGAMGDVDKANEVAMGDVDKANEDKANEVAMGDVDKANEGAMGDVEKANEVAMGDKENNEKANEGAMGDVEEANEGARDDVEKANEVAMGDVEKANEGAMGDVEKANEVAMGDRENNEKANEGAMGDVEDVNEGARDDVEKANDVAMGDVEKANEGTMGDVEKTNEVAMGDKENNEKENEGAMGDVEKANEGARDDVEKANGVAMGDVEKANEGAMGDQENNEKANEGAMGDVEKANEGAMGDMSNNEKANEGATGDVEVGETPGDPVEEVERMDVSKSQILPDTCEVSDHITPEQLTKPSHPEPVPENQGDTGVEDSSKRSSNIVDNVDYSLLTEFDKWVGEGMKKQS from the exons ATGGAGAATTCACCTAATTCTGATGATTCAAAAAAAGTACAAATTTCAAGTGATAGAAGAACTCGATCTCAAACACTTGCTGTTCGAAAAGAACCCAAAAAAACCCTAAGtttgttcttgaaaaaaaacaaagtatatggaaaaaatcatgtgaaaaaaagtaaaaagaggAAAAGGTTAAAGAATAGTAGTaatttgggtgttgttgttgctaAAAGGAGAAAAGTTTATGatgaagagaaggagaaaagcGAAGATTTGGAG ATTGGCGATTTTTATGTTAAACCAAAGAAGCGTTACAACCCAAGGGTTGGGGCACACACTAATGTTGATATCGTTAACTTGTTAAATGAGAAGTTGGACGCTAAGCAGATTCAGATGTTCAGGGAAACCTGCTTCGGGCATTTTCTTGATTTGCCCCATGTAGTGGTTCAGCATCAGTTGATACACCACCTATTGCTGAAGGAGGTGGTTGAGGAGGAAGAGGATGCGTTGTGGATATCAATTAAAGATGTCAGTCTGCGTTTTGGGCTTGTTGAGTTTGGTCTTATCACCGGGTTAAAGTGTACTGGCGATGCTGATAAATGCTATGATTCCGATGGAGCAGGCCGGTTAGTTGATACGTACTTTTCTGACTTTTCGGAGCTTACCAGGGTACCTAAGCAATCCTTAATTGACTGCTTCCTTAAAAAGAGATGGAAATCTGATGAGGATGCAGTCAAGATTGCTGTCCTATATTTCATACACACATTTTTGTTCTCCACTGTGAATCGTAAACAGATCTCGAGGGATGAAATTGAGCTTGTTGAGAGCGGTGCGTATGAAACGTATCCTTGGGGGAAAGTTGTCTTTAAAGCCACGCTGGAGTCTATGAAGGGTAAGTTGCAGGGGAAGCCTTCGATGTACAGGCTTGGTGGATTACCATTGGCATTCCAGTGTTGGTTTTATGAGTGTTGCCCTTATGTTAATAATAAGATTGCTTTCCGAATTGATGACAAAGTGCCCCGCATACTTAGTTGGAAAGTTACAAAGCAGCCAAGTTTTAAGGAATTGTCGCGTGGGATTTTCAATAAGAGGCGGGATGATCAG ttgaAGCTGAGGAATATATCTCCAacagaatttgagaaaacaacACTTGGTTTGCCCGAATCAGTTGAAATTGAGAGGGTTAACGAGGTAGCATCTGGAGATGGTGCTGAAGTTCATATTAGTGATGAAGACGTTATCAGTGCACTTCCTCTAGCAAGTTGGAAGCTGCCTAAAACCAAACCTGACCCCCCCTTGAAAAATGTTAACTGGAGGACCGAGTTCAAAAGACTGTCGGACGGACAGTCGGAGTTGAAGAGTGAGATTCAGATG CTCAACAAGGAGTTTGCATCGCTCAAGGACTGCATGACGGCATCctttgcaaatatttttaaagccATCGAGTCTCTGTCgaagaaacaaggagaaaagaCTGCTTACGAG ttTGAACAGCTTGATGAAGGAAATGACCCCCATGACAGACATGGCGATAGCGATTCTAGTGAGTTCAGTGCTAGTGAAGGGCAAGAGAATGGCAAGGACTCTATGGGTGACAAGGACAATAATGAGAAAGCGAATGAAG GTGCTATGGGTGATGTGGAGAAAGCGAATGAAGGTGCTATGGGTGATGTTGATAAAGCGAATGAAGTTGCTATGGGTGATGTTGATAAAGCGAATGAAGATAAAGCGAATGAAGTTGCTATGGGTGATGTTGATAAAGCGAATGAAGGTGCTATGGGTGATGTTGAGAAAGCGAATGAAGTTGCTATGGGTGACAAGGAAAATAATGAGAAAGCGAATGAAGGTGCTATGGGTGATGTTGAGGAAGCGAATGAAGGTGCTAGGGATGATGTCGAGAAAGCGAATGAAGTTGCTATGGGTGATGTTGAGAAAGCGAATGAAGGTGCTATGGGTGATGTTGAGAAAGCGAATGAAGTTGCTATGGGTGACagggaaaataatgaaaaagcAAATGAAGGTGCTATGGGTGATGTTGAGGACGTGAATGAAGGTGCTAGGGATGATGTCGAGAAAGCGAATGACGTTGCTATGGGTGATGTTGAGAAAGCGAATGAAGGTACTATGGGTGATGTTGAGAAAACGAATGAAGTTGCTATGGGTGACAAGGAAAATAATGAGAAAGAGAATGAAGGTGCTATGGGTGATGTTGAGAAAGCGAATGAAGGTGCTAGGGATGATGTTGAGAAAGCGAATGGCGTTGCTATGGGTGATGTGGAGAAAGCGAATGAAG GTGCTATGGGTGACCAGGAAAATAATGAGAAAGCGAATGAAGGTGCTATGGGTGATGTTGAGAAAGCGAATGAAG GTGCTATGGGTGACATGAGCAATAATGAGAAAGCGAATGAAG GTGCTACCGGTGATGTTGAGGTGGGGGAGACACCTGGAGATCCTGTGGAGGAGGTCGAAAGGATGGACGTATCCAAGTCTCAGATTCTTCCAGATACATGTGAGGTGTCAGATCACATCACACCGGAACAGTTGACAAAACCAAGCCATCCCGAACCAGTTCCTGAAAACCAAGGTGACACCGGTGTTGAAGATTCTTCCAAGAGGTCGAGcaatattgttgataatgttgaTTATAGTTTGTTGACCGAGTTTGATAAGTGGGTTGGTGAAGGGATGAAGAAACAAAGCTAG